A single window of Cololabis saira isolate AMF1-May2022 chromosome 24, fColSai1.1, whole genome shotgun sequence DNA harbors:
- the steap3 gene encoding metalloreductase STEAP3 has protein sequence MPDPMASPLIRERGNGGNFGHPDVPVSDPWDPVIGILGTGDFSRSLARRLVASGYQVVVGSRTPKRSVALFPEDAEVTSQAEAAGQADVIFVAVFPEHHSTLVPLKPALAGKMLVDVSNGLCVNRDGPSNAAVLADLFPESIVVKGFNTISAWTLQTGPGDGSRRVFLCSDSQKAKSLVKQICCRMGFIPVDMGLLSSSLEIENLPLYLFPSWHIPVLCTLCLFVFFYLYNFFRDILQPYVTHGKSYFYKMPIETVNVTLPCVSLVMLALVYLPGLLAAFLQLRWGTKYSRFPGWLDRWLAARKQFGLCSFLCAALHAVYSLCLPMRKSARYKIVNMAYKQVKAGVAETWDDEEVWRMELYVSAGIMALGLLALLAVTSLPSVANTVNWREFTFVQSSLGYCALFMATVHTLIFGWDRAFNPSNYTLYLPPTFMLVLVLPILVLLGRLALLAPCVSGRLWLIRRGWERSRHIRFTLPGAANGAEDISNV, from the exons ATGCCTGATCCCATGGCAAGCCCGTTAATCCGCGAGAGAGGCAACGGGGGGAACTTTGGCCACCCGGATGTCCCCGTGTCAGATCCCTGGGATCCAGTGATCGGCATCCTGGGAACGGGCGACTTCTCCCGCTCGCTGGCCCGCAGGCTGGTGGCCTCCGGCTACCAGGTGGTGGTGGGGAGTCGCACGCCCAAGAGATCTGTGGCTCTGTTCCCCGAGGACGCtgag gtAACGTCCCAGGCGGAAGCCGCCGGTCAGGCGGACGTGATCTTCGTGGCCGTGTTCCCCGAGCACCACTCCACGCTGGTGCCGCTGAAGCCGGCGCTGGCCGGGAAGATGCTGGTGGACGTGAGCAACGGTTTGTGCGTCAACCGGGACGGGCCGTCCAACGCCGCCGTGCTGGCCGACCTCTTCCCGGAGAGCATCGTGGTCAAAGGTTTCAACACCATATCGGCCTGGACGCTGCAGACGGGACCTGGAGACGGGAGCAGGCGG GTGTTTCTCTGCAGCGACAGTCAGAAGGCCAAAAGCCTAGTGAAGCAGATCTGCTGCCGGATGGGCTTCATCCCCGTGGACATgggtctcctctcctcctccctggaGATCGAGAACCTCCCCCTCTACCTCTTCCCCTCCTGGCACATCCCCGTCCTCTGCACGCTCtgcctcttcgtcttcttctacCTGTACAACTTCTTCCGGGACATCCTGCAGCCGTACGTCACCCACGGGAAGAGCTACTTCTACAAGATGCCCATCGAGACGGTGAACGTGACGCTGCCCTGCGTCTCTCTGGTGATGCTGGCGCTGGTTTACCTGCCCGGCCTGCTGGCCGCCTTCCTGCAGCTGCGCTGGGGCACCAAGTACAGCCGCTTCCCCGGCTGGCTGGACCGCTGGCTCGCCGCCAGGAAGCAGTTCGGGCTCTGCAGCTTCCTGTGCGCGGCGCTGCACGCCGTCTACAGCCTGTGCCTCCCCATGAGGAAGTCGGCGCGCTACAAGATCGTCAACATGGCGTACAAACAG GTGAAGGCCGGGGTGGCGGAGACGTGGGACGATGAGGAGGTGTGGAGGATGGAGCTGTACGTCTCCGCGGGCATCATGGCTCTGGGCCTTCTGGCCCTGCTGGCCGTCACCTCGCTGCCCTCGGTGGCCAACACCGTCAACTGGAGGGAGTTCACCTTCGTACAG TCGTCGCTCGGCTACTGCGCCTTGTTCATGGCCACCGTCCACACGCTGATTTTCGGGTGGGACCGCGCCTTCAACCCGTCCAACTACACCCTGTACCTGCCCCCCACGTtcatgctggtgctggtgctccccatcctggtcctgctgggcCGCCTGGCCCTGCTGGCGCCCTGCGTGTCCGGCCGCCTCTGGCTGATCCGCCGTGGCTGGGAGCGCAGCCGCCACATCCGCTTCACGCTGCCGGGCGCCGCCAACGGAGCGGAGGACATCAGCAATGTGTGA